TTAGCAGCCTTACAATGATTTATAGCTTCTGCAGTTTGAGGCATAATACCATCATCTGCAGCTACAACAAGTATAACAATATCTGTTATTTGTGCACCTCTAGCTCTCATTGCTGTGAAAGCTTCATGACCAGGTGTATCTAAAAATGTAATTTTTTCTCCATTAATATTAACCGTATAGGCACCTATATGTTGCGTGATTCCGCCCGCTTCTGTTTCAGTGACCTTAGCTTTTCTAATACAATCAAGTAATGATGTCTTACCATGGTCAACATGACCCATAACTGTTACAACAGCTGGCTTTTTAGCTGTTGCTAAATCTGCATCAATATCTTCCACTTCTTCATCGTCAGCAATTTTGCCTTCTTCTTCTTCTTTGAGTACTGCAAGTGCACCATATTTTTCTATTACTTTCTCAGCTGTAGCAAAATCAATTTCTTGGTTCATTCCAGCCATAACACCTATGAAAATAAGCTGTTTTATTACTTCAACATAAGGTCTCTTTAATGTGTCAGCTAAGTCCTTAACTGTAATAGAACTTTCTATAACTACAACCTCATCATCTATTGCTTCAACACTATTGTTACCATTTCCCAGTTCGTCTCTACCTTTTCTACCTCTTTTTCTAATAACTACTTTGTTAGCATCTTCATTAGCTATATTTTCATAGTGCTCTACTGTTTCATTTTTTTCATCTTTAAGTCCTGAATTTTCATCACTATAAAGTTCCTTTATTAACTCAGCATCCTCTTCCTCAATCACACTCATATGATTCTTGGCTTTTATACTAAACTCTTCGAATAGTACATTAATTAATTCTTTACTTGACACTTCTAATTCTTTTGCTAATTCATATATTCTGACTTTTGCCAAATCATTCACCCCCGAAATTTAATTTCTTCATTTTCTTCATTTTCTTCATTTTCTTCATTTTCTTTATTTTCTTCATTCCATAAGCTGAGTAGTTTAATACTCATTCTTTTATCATTTACACACAAAACATTAATTTCTGCTCTTCCAAGACACTTACCTAAAACCTCATTGGATACTCCTTCTATAAGTGGTATATTGTTTTTAATACTAAATCTTTTAAATTTATCTTTAGTATTTGTGGAGCTTTCCTCAGACAGTATCATAAGGGTTCCTCTTCCATGTGACAACGCATCTTCACATTGATTGTAACCTTCAATAAGTTTGCCTGCCTTCTTAGTTAAACCTAAAAATTGAAAAAATTTATTGTTCATTATTTACCTCATCTTTAGGATCTATCTGAGCCTTCAGTGTTCCATAAATTTCTTCACTTATTTTTCCACCTAAATTTCGCTCTAATCTTTTTGTCTTAAAAGATTTTTCAAAGCATTCTATATTTTTACAAATATATGCACCTCTACCTGGCTTTTTCCCGGACAAATCTATAGAAATTTCTCCTTCTTTGCTACGAACTATACGTAACAATTCTTTTTTACATTTCATTTCCATACAACCTGTACACATGCGCTGAGGTATTTTTTTAACCTTCATAAAGCTATCACCTACTCCTGCGTAATGGTTTGAATTACTTTATTTTCAATAGTTTCCATTGCTTCCATCTTATATTGAGCTTGAGTTCTACTTTTAATATCAATTTTCCAACCTGTGAGTCTTGCAGCAAGCCTAACATTTTGACCTTCTTTTCCTATAGCTAGAGATAATTGATTATCTTCAACTATAACCTTTGCTGATTTAGAAGCTTCTTCAACTACTACATTCAACACTTTTGCTGGACTTAAAGCATTTGAAATATACTCTTCAGATTTTTTGCTCCACTTAATAATATCAATTTTTTCGTTTCTTAACTCATTAACTATATTTTGAACTCTAATGCCCTTTGGTCCAACACAAGCTCCCATAGCATCAACATTTTCATCATTTGAATATACTGCAATTTTAGTCCTTGAACCTGCTTCTCTTGAAATACTTTTAATTTCAACAACTCCACCAAAAACCTCTGGCACCTCCAGTTCAAATAATCGTTTTACAAGACCTGGATGAGTTCTTGATACTCCTATTTGAGCACCTTTAGTAGTATTTTTAACCTCAACAATATATAGTTTTAGTTTTTCGTTAAAATTATATTCCTCGCCGGGCATTTGCTCATTAGCTCCAAGCACAGCTTCAATCTTGCCTAAGTCTATAAATACATTGCCTCTATCTTTTCTAATAACGCTTCCTGTAATAATATCAAATTCTTTGGTAATAAATTCATTGTAGATGATATTTCTTTCTGCTTCTTTAATTCTCTGAATAACTACTTGTTTTGCAGATTGTGCAGCTATTCTTCCGAATTTTCTTGGAGTAACCTCAATATCAACAATATCATCAATTTGATATCTAGGACTATATTCTTTAGCTTCTTCCAGTGATATTTCATTAACTTCTTCAACCACTTCTTCTACAACTACTTTTTGACCATAAACATGTATTTCACCTGTTTCTCTATTCATTGATACTTTTACATTTTGGCTATTGCTGGATAACGTAGCATAATTTTTCTTATATGCTGCAACTAATGCATCTTCAATAGTTTGAAAAAGTAAATCTTCACTGATTCCCTTTTGATCTACAATTTCTCTCAATGCTTCAATAAATTCCTGATTCATTTTAACATCCTCCTTACAGCACTGGCTTCAAATTCACAATGGAAATCTTTTCTTTAGGAATAGATATATTATTCCCCTCATATTGAATTTCTATTTGCATATCAGAAAATCCTAATAAATTACCCTCAAATTTTTTCTTGCCCTCATATAGACTATTTAAATTAACTAATACATTCTGGCCAATGTATTTTTCAAGATGATTATCGTTATATAAAGTTCTCTCGATTCCTGGAGAGGAGACTTCTAAACAGTAACTATCAGTTATTGGGTCTTCTACATCTAATATTTCACTCGTGGCTCTGCTGACTTTTTCACAATCTTCTAAAGATATTCCATTAGCACTATCTATATAAATTCTCAGAAAATTTTCTCCTGCCTCTTTTACATACTCTATATGATATAATTCAACATTATTTTTTTCTACTATTGGCTCAGTTATTTTTCTAAGTTTCTGTATCAAGGTATCATTTTTCATTTTAACACCCTCCTTTTATTAATATTTTCTACAATTATTAACATAATTAATCATAATATTATAATTAAAACGCAACCATGAGTTGCGTTTCAATAAATAGAGAGTAGGCGGGCCTACTCTCTTACAATAAAATTCTCTCTTACAATAAAATTATCAGCGATAACCAATATATATTATTCTATCATATAAAATTTGCTATTTCAAGGGCTAATTACATTTCCCTAAAAAAACGACAGCTGATTTGTCTCAGGTAACCCTTTTAAGCATCCATGATTGGCTAATGCTTCAACAACTGTTTTAGAAATTTTACAACGAGTTCTTAAATCTTCTTTTGAAATGAACTCACCTTCATCTCTTAAGGCGACTATGCTTTTGGCAGCATTTTCTCCTACACCCTCAAGTCCATTTAGTGGTGGTCTTATAGCATCATCTTCAATTTTAAATTTAACAGCATCAGATTTATAAAGGTCCACATTTAATAATTTAATTCCTCTTTTAAACATTTCATAAGATAACTCAAGCGTTGTAAGAAGTCCCTTTTCTTTAGTTCCTATATCGTTACCCAAAGCACCTAATTCATCCATTTTAAGTTTTATAGCGCTCTCACCTTTTGCAATCAAATCCGCATCAAAGTCATCTGCCCTTATTGTAAAGTAAGTTGCATAGTATTCCTTAGGATAATAAACCTTATGGTATGCTATTCTTACCGCCATCATTACATAGGCTACTGCATGACCTTTAGGAAACATATACTTTATCTTTTTACATGATTCTATATACCAATCAGGTACATCATGTTCTCTCATTACCTTCTCATCATCTTCCTTAAGTCCCTTACCTTTTCTTACGCTCTCCATGATAGTAAATGCAGTCTTAGGAGGAAGTTCCTTTTGCATTAGATATACCATTATATCATCTCTTGTAGAAATACAATCTTTTAATGTGGTAAATCCTTCTTTAATATAATATTGTGCATTATTAATCCATACATCCGTACCATGTGATAATCCTGAAATTCTAACCAAATCAGCAAAAGATTTTGGTTGTGTATCTAAAAGCATCTGTCTAACGAATTTTGTACCAAACTCCGGCAGACCATAACTTCCTACTTCACACCCTAATTCTTTAATGGTGAGCCCCAATGCTTTTGGTGAGGTAAATAAACTTATAACCTTAGGATCTGATAATGGGATAGTTTTGGGGTCAAGGCCAGTTAAGTCTTGAAGCATCCTAAGCACTGTAGGATCATCATGACCAAGTATATCAAGTTTTAATAGCCTTCCACTTATGGAATGGTAATCAAAATGTGTTGTAACAATATCTGATGTTGGATCATCAGCTGGGTGTTGTACTGGGCAAAAATTATATATCTCATTGTCGCTTGGTACAACCATAATTCCACCCGGATGTTGCCCCGAGGTTCTCTTAACACCAGTGCAGCCCAGAACCAGTCGTTCTATTTCAGCTTGAGGCACCGTAATGTCTTTTTCTCCCAAATATTTTTTTACATATCCATAAGCAGTCTTGTCAGCAATTGTTCCAATGGTCCCAGCCTTGAATGTATGCCCTTTCCCAAATAGTACTTCTGTATACCTATGAATATCTGCTTGATTTTCTCCTGAAAAATTCAAATCTATATCCGGTTCTTTATCTCCTTCGAAGCCTAAGAATGTTTCAAATGGGATATCGTGCCCATCTTTCATATATTGT
This DNA window, taken from Clostridium estertheticum, encodes the following:
- a CDS encoding ribosomal L7Ae/L30e/S12e/Gadd45 family protein; translated protein: MNNKFFQFLGLTKKAGKLIEGYNQCEDALSHGRGTLMILSEESSTNTKDKFKRFSIKNNIPLIEGVSNEVLGKCLGRAEINVLCVNDKRMSIKLLSLWNEENKENEENEENEENEEIKFRG
- the rnpM gene encoding RNase P modulator RnpM, whose product is MKVKKIPQRMCTGCMEMKCKKELLRIVRSKEGEISIDLSGKKPGRGAYICKNIECFEKSFKTKRLERNLGGKISEEIYGTLKAQIDPKDEVNNEQ
- the nusA gene encoding transcription termination factor NusA, producing the protein MNQEFIEALREIVDQKGISEDLLFQTIEDALVAAYKKNYATLSSNSQNVKVSMNRETGEIHVYGQKVVVEEVVEEVNEISLEEAKEYSPRYQIDDIVDIEVTPRKFGRIAAQSAKQVVIQRIKEAERNIIYNEFITKEFDIITGSVIRKDRGNVFIDLGKIEAVLGANEQMPGEEYNFNEKLKLYIVEVKNTTKGAQIGVSRTHPGLVKRLFELEVPEVFGGVVEIKSISREAGSRTKIAVYSNDENVDAMGACVGPKGIRVQNIVNELRNEKIDIIKWSKKSEEYISNALSPAKVLNVVVEEASKSAKVIVEDNQLSLAIGKEGQNVRLAARLTGWKIDIKSRTQAQYKMEAMETIENKVIQTITQE
- the rimP gene encoding ribosome maturation factor RimP: MKNDTLIQKLRKITEPIVEKNNVELYHIEYVKEAGENFLRIYIDSANGISLEDCEKVSRATSEILDVEDPITDSYCLEVSSPGIERTLYNDNHLEKYIGQNVLVNLNSLYEGKKKFEGNLLGFSDMQIEIQYEGNNISIPKEKISIVNLKPVL